AACTGTTCAAGCATGGTGGGGAACATTTCTTGAAGCTGTCGCATTGCCACAGGCTGAATTGTTTACGTACGCGGTTATGTGGGGAGAATTGTTAGTAGGTATCGCACTTATCCTAGGAATTTTTACAAACTTTGCAGCTTTAATGGGAATTACAATGAACTTTGCGTTCCTTTTCAGTGGAACAGTAAGCACCAATGCACAAATGGTAGTAATCACTGTATTCCTTCTGGCTGCTGGTTATAATGCAGGCAGATATGGTTTAGATAGATGGATTCTTCCATACTTGAAACAAACAATTCAAAACAAGAAGAATAAAGTACAAAAAGAAGTTGCTGTTGCATCTTAATCGATTGAAATGCGCCTTACAAGGGAGATTCCCCTGTAAGGCGTGTTTTGTATGTGTTCATTCTTGTTTTGAAACAACAAATACATCTTCTATAGAAGTGATCACATTGAAGAAATGATAGCCAATAGACATAATCCAATGCTTATTCCAGAATATGAATTATACAACTAAAATCATACCAATCCCGGCAGTAGGACTTTTGATTTTCACATCTAACATAGCTAGTACAATTATAGTATTCTTGTCTGAATATGTTTAACTACGTGCTAGTTTGTGAAACATTAGTAATATAACC
This region of Oceanobacillus sp. FSL K6-2867 genomic DNA includes:
- a CDS encoding DoxX family protein; this translates as MIMNFIRNSKVAAGIWTFLRIYIGYQWMTAGYGKITGGQFDASGFIQGAIANSAGEGATVQAWWGTFLEAVALPQAELFTYAVMWGELLVGIALILGIFTNFAALMGITMNFAFLFSGTVSTNAQMVVITVFLLAAGYNAGRYGLDRWILPYLKQTIQNKKNKVQKEVAVAS